From the genome of Chroicocephalus ridibundus chromosome 1, bChrRid1.1, whole genome shotgun sequence, one region includes:
- the LIPT2 gene encoding octanoyl-[acyl-carrier-protein]:protein N-octanoyltransferase LIPT2, mitochondrial gives MSQAPVRVLRLGLRPYAEALRVQERCMGAARAARGCGPDPVPGLPGESVVLSEPSGPVYAWGLRGAPEAEVAARLRARGAGLAAARRGGRITFHGPGQLLAFPVLDLRRRRLPLRGYVAALEGLVLRLCRRLGLAAARALPPPFTGVWMGDSKICAIGVHCGNHITSHGLALNCCTDLTWFDHIIPCGLEGKGVTSLSRELGRHVTVDHVLEPFLDAFQEVFDCTLVFSEDPGD, from the exons ATGTCGCAGGCCCCGGTGCGGGTTCTGCGGCTGGGGCTGCGGCCCTACGCCGAGGCGCTGCGGGTGCAGGAGCGCTGCAtgggggcggcgcgggcggcgcggggctgcggccccgaccccgtccccgggctccccggGGAGAGCGTGGTGCTGAGCGAGCCCTCGGGGCCCGTCTACGCCTGGGGCCTGCGGGGCGCCCCGGAGGCGGAGGTGGCGGCGCGGCtgcgggcgcggggcgcggggctggcggcggcgcggcgcggcgggcggaTCACCTTCCACGGGCCCGGGCAGCTCCTGGCCTTCCCGGTGCTCgacctgcggcggcggcggctgccgctgcGCGGGTACGTGGCGGCGCTggaggggctggtgctgcggcTCTGCCGCCGCCTGGGCCTggccgccgcccgcgccctcccgccgcccttCACCGGCGTCTGGATGGGCGACAGCAAGATCTGCGCCATCG GGGTGCACTGCGGGAACCACATCACCTCCCATGGGCTGGCGCTGAACTGCTGCACTGACCTCACCTGGTTCGACCACATCATCCCCTGCGGGCTGGAGGGAAAAGGCGTCACCTCGCTGAGCCGCGAGCTGGGGCGGCACGTCACCGTTGACCACGTCCTCGAACCCTTCCTCGACGCCTTCCAGGAGGTGTTCGACTGCACCTTGGTCTTTTCAGAAGACCCCGGGGACTAG
- the KCNE3 gene encoding potassium voltage-gated channel subfamily E member 3 isoform X1, with protein MLMRWEGRRRGRSWGVRGEEPRPSWTPWERPSWAMGTCSCWVCGAAVVHAGDIRSSKIAAPAAASTEGLQQPSWAKGHGHPGVPMALGSVPVNANLWVDTYKLILIEKFLKGLGEDMEEDNRTETWHQSLQAVLNALNQTLHGVILCPADRPAATSAATRNASTRASRAGRNDNAYMYILFVMTLFAATVGSLILGYTRSRKVDKRSDPYHVYIKNRVSMI; from the exons ATGCTGATGcggtgggaaggcaggaggaggggaaggagttgGGGTGTCCGAGGAGAGGAGCCGCGGCCATCCTGGACCCCATGGGAGCGTCCCAGCTGGGCAATGGGGACCTGTTCCTGCTGGGTCTGTGGTGCTGCCGTGGTCCATGCAGGTGACATCAGGTCCTCCAAAATCGCTGCTCCGGCTGCAGCATCCACAGAGGGCTTACAGCAGCCATCCTGGGCGAAGGGACACGGCCACCCTGGGGTCCCGATGGCACTGGGATCCGTGCCTGTCAATGCAAACCTATGGGTAGACACATATAAACTGATTTTAATTGAAAAGTTTCTTAAGGG GCTGGGCGAGGACATGGAGGAGGACAACCGGACGGAGACCTGGCACCAAAGCCTCCAGGCGGTGCTTAATGCCTTGAACCAGACGCTGCACGGGGTCATCCTCTGCCCCGCCGACCGCCCTGCCGCCACCAGTGCTGCCACCCGCAATGCCAGCACCCGCGCCAGCCGTGCTGGCCGCAACGACAACGCCTACATGTACATCCTCTTCGTCATGACCCTCTTTGCCGCTACAGTGGGGAGCCTCATCCTGGGCTACACCCGCTCCCGCAAAGTGGACAAGCGAAGCGACCCCTACCATGTCTACATCAAGAACAGAGTCTCCATGATCTGA
- the KCNE3 gene encoding potassium voltage-gated channel subfamily E member 3 isoform X2 — MEEDNRTETWHQSLQAVLNALNQTLHGVILCPADRPAATSAATRNASTRASRAGRNDNAYMYILFVMTLFAATVGSLILGYTRSRKVDKRSDPYHVYIKNRVSMI; from the coding sequence ATGGAGGAGGACAACCGGACGGAGACCTGGCACCAAAGCCTCCAGGCGGTGCTTAATGCCTTGAACCAGACGCTGCACGGGGTCATCCTCTGCCCCGCCGACCGCCCTGCCGCCACCAGTGCTGCCACCCGCAATGCCAGCACCCGCGCCAGCCGTGCTGGCCGCAACGACAACGCCTACATGTACATCCTCTTCGTCATGACCCTCTTTGCCGCTACAGTGGGGAGCCTCATCCTGGGCTACACCCGCTCCCGCAAAGTGGACAAGCGAAGCGACCCCTACCATGTCTACATCAAGAACAGAGTCTCCATGATCTGA